A single window of Providencia alcalifaciens DNA harbors:
- a CDS encoding LTA synthase family protein, translating into MNKKLIASIYLALIFIGSLFLVFEKSGVIYPGLISICVYAVIFGVLFTATARWVFSAIITSTLFIIIKIFNQLKVHYYKEQLFFTDINLMTDTSNLGTLGHYWLAGVAVLALFILLIINGVISWRLSTPCKRKVSRVVSVLMVIVGYLGADWASAHYFDKWSQTLPKGRGTVTNLVMSAQNAKYKSPHFVGDASYFEQKAANVSLVKNEQTEKPDILLLLQESTVDPKVYDLPAGTKLPELFMFQQDADLTAHSPMRVQTFGGGTWLSEFSALTGLNSDDFGAQKSGVFYFVVDHLNNSLFNEMKANGYYTVVLTPFNKGAYHSGHAYETLGVDRIIQPQELGYPGKLQDNLWTISTEDMLKYVKEILATETDKPVFIFALTMYEHGPYKEGHTDDYGIKDKLDNKDSAGEFSHYMEKIVHSDAAIRDFVSFMEKRQRPLMFLYFGDHQPGISLDKYKSTLSSPAYATQFTLRDNLKAGTAIKAGELTDISFLGGMLLERANLKVSPFYEANIKMRHLCDGKLNDCEDKQLLDGYRHYVYHVLGVANKDETK; encoded by the coding sequence ATGAATAAAAAACTAATTGCGAGTATTTATCTGGCGCTGATTTTTATTGGCTCGCTATTTTTAGTCTTTGAAAAAAGTGGCGTTATCTATCCTGGTCTGATTTCCATTTGTGTTTACGCTGTCATATTTGGCGTTTTATTTACAGCCACTGCTCGTTGGGTTTTCTCTGCAATTATTACGAGTACCCTGTTTATTATCATCAAAATTTTTAACCAGTTGAAAGTTCACTATTATAAAGAGCAACTTTTCTTCACTGATATTAATTTGATGACGGATACCTCCAACTTAGGCACCTTAGGCCACTATTGGTTGGCGGGCGTGGCGGTACTTGCGTTATTTATTCTGCTTATCATCAACGGTGTGATCAGTTGGCGTTTATCTACACCATGTAAACGCAAGGTATCACGCGTGGTTAGCGTGCTCATGGTCATCGTGGGTTACTTAGGCGCGGATTGGGCAAGTGCGCATTACTTTGATAAATGGTCACAAACCTTGCCGAAAGGTCGCGGTACCGTGACTAACTTAGTGATGTCTGCACAGAACGCGAAATACAAATCACCGCATTTTGTCGGTGATGCGAGCTATTTTGAGCAAAAAGCCGCGAATGTTTCTCTGGTGAAGAATGAACAAACCGAAAAACCTGACATTCTGCTGTTATTACAAGAATCTACGGTTGATCCAAAAGTTTATGATTTACCTGCGGGAACGAAACTGCCAGAGTTATTTATGTTCCAGCAAGATGCCGATTTGACTGCACATAGTCCGATGCGCGTACAAACCTTTGGTGGCGGAACATGGTTATCTGAGTTTTCCGCATTAACGGGATTAAATAGCGATGATTTCGGGGCACAAAAAAGTGGTGTGTTCTATTTTGTGGTCGATCATTTAAATAACAGTTTATTTAACGAGATGAAAGCTAACGGTTATTACACGGTCGTCCTGACGCCGTTTAATAAAGGGGCTTATCATTCAGGTCATGCTTATGAAACGTTGGGCGTTGACCGTATCATTCAGCCTCAAGAGTTAGGCTATCCCGGTAAGTTACAAGATAATTTATGGACGATCAGCACGGAAGATATGCTGAAGTACGTGAAAGAAATTTTGGCAACAGAAACAGACAAGCCCGTCTTTATTTTTGCATTAACTATGTATGAACACGGGCCTTATAAAGAAGGTCACACTGATGACTATGGGATTAAAGATAAGCTAGATAATAAAGATTCTGCGGGCGAATTTAGCCATTATATGGAAAAGATCGTCCATTCTGATGCGGCCATTCGTGATTTCGTTTCGTTTATGGAAAAGCGCCAGCGCCCACTGATGTTCCTCTATTTTGGTGACCATCAACCGGGGATCAGTTTGGACAAATATAAGTCCACATTATCGTCTCCTGCTTATGCGACACAGTTTACTCTAAGAGATAATCTCAAAGCGGGTACTGCCATTAAGGCGGGTGAGTTAACGGATATTTCATTCCTTGGTGGAATGTTATTGGAACGCGCGA
- the selB gene encoding selenocysteine-specific translation elongation factor, translating into MIFATAGHVDHGKTSLIQALTGVNTAHLPEEKKRGMTIDLGYAYWPQSDGSSIGFIDVPGHEKFLANMLAGIGGVNHALLVVACDDGIMAQTLEHLSILRLAGCQDVSVILTKADRVDEQRVADVTQQVHAELHRQGWVNAPLFITSASTGLGIDALRQYLQQLHQQQNSSTDLQQRFRLAIDRIFHVKGAGIVVTGTALAGKVNVGESLWVTGADTPVRIRGIHRQNQVAEFAQAGDRVALNLTGNIDKESITRGDWLLAEQPAFMASRVIVELTCDAPLKHWQPVHLYHGASHITGRVSLLTESGETPMLAELILDTPLWLVDNDRLIIRDISARQTLAGARVIRLVSPRRGKRQPEFLDWLSRLCATDDELAQLNLQLPSGELDLNSYGWSRQLTQSALDTLLAQVDIVCVGDVVLSAFKAQVAKDRLIQSLENFNEVHSDQIGVGKARLKRMALPTMDETLVFKLINDLIAEGAVKQTRGWLHMPQHGLVFDAKQQGIWQQVEGLFTHSEARWVRDIAVETGHDEDTIRRILKKAAQMGLIVAIVRDRYYSSEQIRQFAQIISCHCAEHEVIFAADFRNELGIGRKLAIQILEFFDKSGFTRRKEDGHYLRDKGIFVE; encoded by the coding sequence ATGATTTTTGCGACAGCCGGTCATGTTGACCATGGTAAAACATCGTTAATTCAAGCGCTGACAGGCGTGAACACCGCGCATCTTCCAGAAGAGAAGAAACGCGGAATGACCATCGACCTTGGCTATGCGTATTGGCCGCAATCTGATGGTAGCTCAATTGGTTTTATTGATGTTCCTGGGCATGAAAAATTCCTCGCAAATATGTTGGCGGGGATCGGTGGGGTTAATCATGCTCTACTGGTGGTGGCATGCGACGATGGAATCATGGCGCAGACCCTTGAGCATTTGTCGATTCTACGACTCGCAGGTTGCCAAGATGTCTCGGTGATTTTAACCAAAGCCGACCGTGTTGATGAGCAGAGAGTGGCAGACGTCACTCAGCAGGTTCACGCTGAATTACATCGCCAAGGCTGGGTGAATGCGCCACTATTTATCACTTCAGCAAGTACAGGGCTGGGTATTGATGCACTGCGCCAATACTTGCAGCAACTGCACCAACAACAAAATTCTTCTACTGACCTGCAACAGCGTTTCCGTTTAGCCATCGACCGTATTTTCCATGTGAAAGGGGCGGGGATTGTGGTCACAGGAACGGCGCTTGCGGGTAAAGTGAATGTGGGTGAGTCCTTATGGGTGACGGGAGCTGATACTCCGGTTCGCATTCGTGGTATTCATCGCCAAAACCAAGTCGCTGAGTTTGCTCAAGCAGGGGATCGCGTCGCGCTTAATTTAACGGGGAACATCGATAAAGAATCGATAACCCGCGGTGATTGGCTGCTGGCAGAGCAACCTGCTTTTATGGCTTCTCGGGTGATTGTGGAGCTGACCTGCGATGCGCCACTCAAACATTGGCAACCCGTGCATCTTTACCATGGTGCAAGTCACATTACAGGGCGGGTCTCTTTGCTGACGGAATCAGGCGAAACGCCGATGTTGGCAGAGCTGATTTTAGATACGCCACTGTGGCTGGTGGATAATGACCGATTAATTATTCGCGATATTAGTGCGCGGCAAACCCTTGCTGGTGCGCGAGTGATCCGTTTAGTGTCTCCGCGTCGTGGTAAGAGACAGCCTGAGTTTCTCGATTGGTTATCCCGTTTATGTGCAACGGATGATGAGCTGGCTCAGCTTAACTTACAGTTACCCAGTGGCGAGCTAGACTTAAACAGTTACGGTTGGTCGCGTCAGTTAACCCAATCGGCATTAGATACCCTGCTGGCACAAGTTGATATTGTCTGTGTCGGCGATGTGGTGCTTTCGGCGTTTAAAGCGCAGGTAGCCAAGGATAGACTGATTCAATCCCTCGAAAACTTCAATGAAGTTCATAGCGACCAGATCGGTGTGGGTAAAGCGCGATTGAAACGAATGGCGCTACCAACGATGGATGAAACCTTGGTATTCAAATTGATTAATGATTTGATTGCCGAGGGAGCGGTTAAGCAGACCCGTGGCTGGTTGCATATGCCGCAGCATGGGTTAGTGTTTGATGCTAAGCAGCAAGGTATTTGGCAACAAGTGGAAGGGCTGTTCACGCATTCGGAAGCTCGCTGGGTACGCGATATTGCCGTAGAAACAGGTCACGATGAAGATACTATTCGCCGTATACTGAAAAAAGCCGCACAAATGGGGCTGATCGTGGCGATTGTGCGCGATAGGTATTATAGCAGCGAACAGATCCGTCAATTTGCCCAAATTATTTCGTGTCATTGTGCGGAGCACGAGGTGATTTTTGCCGCTGATTTTCGTAATGAGTTGGGTATTGGTCGCAAACTTGCGATTCAAATTCTCGAGTTCTTTGATAAAAGTGGCTTTACTCGTCGTAAAGAAGATGGGCATTATTTACGAGACAAAGGCATTTTTGTTGAATAA